The following proteins come from a genomic window of Sorghum bicolor cultivar BTx623 chromosome 3, Sorghum_bicolor_NCBIv3, whole genome shotgun sequence:
- the LOC8060827 gene encoding receptor-like protein kinase At3g21340 produces MRLLPLLLLLLAGARASDDPFLSGAANHSYNIDCGGTADFTSVFGRRWLADQFFSAGGAAGMVAEPHRFPQPQERTLRFFPPSSAGKSSCYSLPLPPGRYYLRLFSVYDNYDSKLRTPSFDVSAAATLVLSFRSPWPEPAARYGAYSDLIFPSATSPASDVCFYSLSTDAPVVASIEVAPVHPLAYDGATTGADLILVNYGRVTCGNSLFGPGFTRDADAFSRVWQADVDFRNNDLSYDAITAGGKKIFGSNQPPNYFPTKLYESAVTTGGDATNEIEYLMPVDTRLSYMVWLHFAEIDAGIGSAGQRVFDVVLAGENVTRIDIFKQVGGFTAFKWTYIVKNLTSSTLSVKLVPVVGRPILCGLENYAMVPLETRTLPSQVAAMKALKESLKIPARMGWNGDPCAPREWDAWEGVTCHRGDKGLVITQLDLASQGLKGYITDEISHLKDLVSLNLSYNSLTGSLPPGLGQPSLVSLDISSNEFTGSIPGTIGSSKLQTALLNNNQLDGQVPERLYSIGVHGGVIDLSGNKGLCGVPTLPACALFWEKGGLNKTGKIALGASFGFLLLVILIVVYILCIRRGPYDYDFDFPQDLTSISAISAKRNRYQRAKSVMLAEMEAHNPDGFYTNGSPH; encoded by the exons ATGCGGCTGCTcccgctgctcctgctcctcctcgccgGCGCCCGCGCCTCCGACGACCCCTTCCTCTCCGGCG CGGCGAACCACAGCTACAACATCGACTGCGGCGGCACCGCGGACTTCACCTCCGTCTTCGGCCGCCGGTGGCTGGCCGACCAGTTCTTCTCCGCGGGCGGGGCGGCCGGGATGGTCGCGGAGCCGCACCGGTTCCCGCAGCCACAGGAACGGACGCTCCGCTTCTTCCCGCCTTCGTCAGCCGGCAAGTCCTCCTGCTACTCGCTGCCCCTCCCCCCGGGGCGATACTACCTCCGCCTCTTCTCCGTCTACGACAACTACGACTCCAAGCTCCGGACGCCCTCCTTCGACGTCTCGGCCGCCGCCACGCTCGTGCTCTCGTTCCGCTCGCCCTGGCCGGAACCGGCCGCGCGGTACGGGGCCTACTCCGACCTCATCTTCCCGTCCGCGACCTCGCCGGCCTCCGACGTCTGCTTCTACTCGCTCTCCACCGACGCGCCCGTCGTCGCCTCCATCGAGGTCGCGCCCGTCCACCCGCTCGCCTACGACGGCGCCACCACGGGCGCCGACCTCATCCTCGTCAACTACGGCCGCGTCACCTGCGGGAACAGCCTGTTTGGACCGGGGTTCACCCGGGACGCCGACGCCTTCTCCAGGGTGTGGCAGGCGGATGTCGATTTCCGGAACAACGACCTCAGCTACGACGCCATTACTGCGGGCGGGAAGAAGATTTTCGGCAGCAACCAGCCGCCCAACTACTTCCCCACCAAGCTGTACGAGTCGGCGGTCACCACGGGCGGGGACGCCACCAATGAGATCGAGTACCTCATGCCCGTGGACACCAGGCTGTCATACATGGTCTGGCTGCATTTCGCCGAGATCGATGCTGGGATCGGGTCTGCTGGCCAGAGGGTGTTCGACGTTGTGCTGGCTGGGGAGAACGTCACGAGGATCGACATCTTCAAGCAGGTCGGAGGCTTCACGGCGTTCAAGTGGACCTACATTGTGAAGAATCTGACAAGCTCCACGCTCAGCGTCAAGCTTGTGCCAGTGGTGGGACGGCCGATTCTGTGCGGGCTTGAGAATTATGCAATGGTGCCACTTGAGACTAGGACGTTGCCgagccaag TGGCTGCAATGAAGGCGTTGAAGGAGTCACTGAAAATTCCTGCGAGGATGGGTTGGAATGGTGACCCTTGTGCACCGAGGGAGTGGGATGCATGGGAGGGAGTTACTTGCCACCGCGGTGACAAAGGGCTTGTGATAACACAACT GGATCTGGCAAGTCAAGGACTAAAAGGTTACATCACTGATGAAATAAGTCATCTTAAAGACTTGGTAAGCTT GAATTTGAGCTATAATTCACTGACAGGAAGCTTACCACCTGGTTTAGgtcaaccgtcacttgtgtcacT GGATATTTCATCAAATGAGTTTACTGGAAGCATTCCTGGCACCATAGGTTCGTCCAAGTTACAGACTGC ATTACTAAACAACAATCAACTCGATGGGCAAGTTCCAGAAAGACTTTACTCAATTGGCGTGCACGGTGGCGTGATAGA CCTCTCAGGTAATAAAGGTCTGTGTGGTGTGCCTACCTTACCTGCTTGTGCATTATTCTGGGAGAAAGGAGGGTTGAACAAAACTGGCAAGATTGCACTTGGAGCATCGTTTGGGTTTCTTCTTCTCGTCATACTTATAGTGGTCTACATACTGTGCATAAGAAGGGGGCCATATGACTATGATTTTGACTTCCCTCAAGATTTGACAT CCATATCGGCAATATCAGCAAAAAGGAACAGGTACCAGAGGGCAAAGTCTGTGATGCTTGCTGAGATGGAGGCACATAACCCAGATGGTTTCTACACAAACGGGAGCCCTCACTGA
- the LOC8073332 gene encoding 60S ribosomal protein L26-1: MKRNPRVTSSRRKCRKAHFTAPSSVRRVLMSAALSTELRHKYNVRSIPIRKDDEVQVVRGTYKGREGKVVQVYRRRWVIHVERITREKVNGSTVNVGIHPSKVIVTKLKLDKDRKALLDRKARGRNADKAKGKFTADDVAAAAGGAAATGASLQEID, from the coding sequence atgaAGCGCAACCCCCGCGTCACGAGCTCCCGCCGGAAGTGCCGCAAGGCGCACTTCACGGCCCCGTCCTCCGTCCGCCGCGTGCTCATGTCCGCGGCGCTGTCGACGGAGCTCCGCCACAAGTACAACGTGCGCTCCATCCCGATCCGCAAGGACGACGAGGTGCAGGTCGTGCGCGGCACCTACAAGGGCCGTGAGGGCAAGGTTGTGCAGGTGTACCGCCGCCGCTGGGTCATCCACGTCGAGAGGATCACCCGCGAGAAGGTGAACGGCTCCACCGTCAACGTGGGCATCCACCCCTCGAAGGTGATCGTCACCAAGCTGAAGCTCGACAAGGACCGCAAGGCGCTCCTCGACCGCAAGGCCCGGGGCCGCAACGCCGACAAGGCTAAGGGCAAGTTCACCGCCGACGacgtcgccgccgctgctggTGGTGCCGCCGCCACCGGTGCCTCTCTCCAGGAGATCGACTAG